Genomic window (Nitrososphaerota archaeon):
CGCATACTCAGGAGGCAAAGACAGCACAAGAGCCGTTTATGAATGCATAAAGGCTGGTGACGAAGTACGCTGTCTACTTAACATAATAACAGACACCCCAGAAAGCTACCTCTTCCACTACCCCAACACACGTTGGACAAAGCTGCAAGCCGAAGCCCTAAACCTTCCACTTCTGAGCAAAGAAGTGAGGGGCGCTAACGAGGCTGAGGAGCTAAACGCTTTCACAGATCTTCTAGCCGAGGCGGCTGCAAGATATTCAGTCAATTGCTTATACACCGGTGCTGTTGCCAGCCAATATCAGAGGCGGAGATTCGAGGAAGCCGCATCTAGAGTGGGCTTAAAGTGCATTAACCCACTATGGGGGATGAGCGGTGAGCAGATCTTAAGAGATCTACTCAAGCTGGGTTTCAAGACCGTTATAGTAAGTGTTTCTGCAGCCGGTCTTGGTCCAAAGTGGTTGGGTAGAGTTATTGATGACGCAGCCATAGATGATCTTAAGAAGGTGAACAGAAGATATGGTGTAAACCTTTCTTTTGAAGGCGGGGAGGCTGAGACTTTCGTATTAGATGCACCAATATTCAGCAAAAGCATAGAAATAACTTCATCAGAGGTGTATTGGGACGGCTACGTAGGCTTCCTCATAATAAAGGAGGCTAGGCTGGTGGATAAGGGAAGCGTTAAAGAAGTAGAATAGGAGAGGTAACATAGGATGCTGGAGAAGCTAAAAGAAGGTCTACAAGCAGCAATCAAAAAGCTGATAGGTGCGGCAACCGTAGACGAGGCTGCGGTTAAAGAATTCGTCAGAGACCTCCAGCGAACCTTGCTGCAGGCTGATGTTAATGTGAAGATGGTTCTAGAGATCACATCGAAGATAGAGAAGAGGGCTCTACAAGAAACCCCACCACCAGGCCTACCACGTAAAGACCACATCGTGAAGATACTCTACGAGGAACTATCTTGTGTGCTCGGAAGCGAAGCCAAGCTCGATATACCTATGAACAAGACCTACACGATTCTCCTACTAGGCATACAAGGTTCAGGTAAGACGACCGTAGCCGCCAAGTTGGCAAGGTATCTTCAGAAAAAGGGGTATAAAGTCGGCGTAGTCTGCGCAGACACCTACAGACCAGGAGCGCTGACGCAGCTAACTATGCTTTGCAAGCAGATAGGTGTTGAAGTCTATGGAGAGGAAAACGCTTCGGATCCAGCTGGTATAGCGGAGAGAGGTCTCAAATTCTTTAAAGACAAGCACGTCGTAATAATAGATACTGCAGGCAGACACAAGGAAGAAAAGGGTCTATTGGAGGAGATGAAAGAGATCTCTTCTAAAATAACACCAGACCTAACACTTTTGGTTATAGATGGTACAATAGGGCAAGCTTGCTACGCGCAGTCTGAAGCTTTCCACAAAGCTGTGCCGGTAGGCGGTATAGTTATAACAAAGCTAGATGGTGCTGCTAAAGGCGGGGGTGCGCTCGCAGCCGCTGCCGCTACAGGGGCCAAGATCTTCTTCATTGGTACGGGTGAGCGAGTTGATGATCTAGAGCCCTTCTCCCCAACCAGATTCGTAGGTAGGCTGCTTGGGCTCGGTGACATAAAGACCCTACTGGAGCGGGCTAGAGAGCTGGAGCTCGAAGCCGATGAAAAGAAGATGCAGAGGATCATGTCTGGTAAGATGACGATAGATGACCTCTACTACCAGATGGAGCAGATGAAGAAAATGGGTTCGATACGCCGCATACTTGAACTCATCCCAGGCTTTTCCCAAGTCAAGATATCTGAAGAGGAGCTAGAGGGCTTAGATGCGAAGTTAGAGAAGTGGCGAAGCATCATACTCTCGATGACCAAAGAGGAACGCGCTAACCCTGAGATCATGAACGCTTCCAGAATAAGAAGGGTCGCGAGAGGCTCAGGCACATCAGAGAAGGATGTCAAAGAGCTCTTAACCAGATATAGGCAGACCAAGGACCTTATGAAAGCCACAAAAGGTAGAGCATTCAGACAGCTCCTAAGAAGGTTACAACAAACTTGAGCAGCAAAGCCAAAGCGATTCTAAAGAAGTACCCCCTATGCCCAAGCTGCTTAAAGAGGCAGTTAGGCACAAAGATTAAACCCCTTCCACAGCGAGGAGAATGCTTCATCTGCGGAGGCTTCTTTGAACGCATAGACGATGTGGCAAAGAGCGTTGTAGCAGCTTTAAGCGAGTATGAATTTGAAAACTTCAGTATAGGCCTATCTACACCATCTGAGTGGATTGAACGAGAAGACCTCATAAGGTCGGAATTTAAGCTTCAAGGTAAGCGTAATGTGAAGTCAGATGCTTCACATATGCTCGCATCTAGGATAGCCGAGATCTTAAAGAAGCCTAT
Coding sequences:
- a CDS encoding diphthine--ammonia ligase: MGPQVEHIKMKAAVAYSGGKDSTRAVYECIKAGDEVRCLLNIITDTPESYLFHYPNTRWTKLQAEALNLPLLSKEVRGANEAEELNAFTDLLAEAAARYSVNCLYTGAVASQYQRRRFEEAASRVGLKCINPLWGMSGEQILRDLLKLGFKTVIVSVSAAGLGPKWLGRVIDDAAIDDLKKVNRRYGVNLSFEGGEAETFVLDAPIFSKSIEITSSEVYWDGYVGFLIIKEARLVDKGSVKEVE
- the ffh gene encoding signal recognition particle protein — encoded protein: MLEKLKEGLQAAIKKLIGAATVDEAAVKEFVRDLQRTLLQADVNVKMVLEITSKIEKRALQETPPPGLPRKDHIVKILYEELSCVLGSEAKLDIPMNKTYTILLLGIQGSGKTTVAAKLARYLQKKGYKVGVVCADTYRPGALTQLTMLCKQIGVEVYGEENASDPAGIAERGLKFFKDKHVVIIDTAGRHKEEKGLLEEMKEISSKITPDLTLLVIDGTIGQACYAQSEAFHKAVPVGGIVITKLDGAAKGGGALAAAAATGAKIFFIGTGERVDDLEPFSPTRFVGRLLGLGDIKTLLERARELELEADEKKMQRIMSGKMTIDDLYYQMEQMKKMGSIRRILELIPGFSQVKISEEELEGLDAKLEKWRSIILSMTKEERANPEIMNASRIRRVARGSGTSEKDVKELLTRYRQTKDLMKATKGRAFRQLLRRLQQT